The following are from one region of the Thermoproteales archaeon genome:
- a CDS encoding 4Fe-4S binding protein, producing the protein MADFLSTGIIDAQTLQKLNLIPSPERIRMGPVAIIECPQEIPCDACVAACPSHAISKTNINSLPRIDFDKCTGCSLCLLACPGLAIFVVDLSPTNGKAYVTVPYEFLPVPKRGDKVALLDRAGSEIGVGEVVKVFMSRDRTYAITLEVDYDKAMSVRAFKISSRR; encoded by the coding sequence GTGGCTGATTTTCTTTCAACTGGGATTATAGACGCGCAAACGCTGCAAAAGCTAAATTTAATTCCTTCTCCTGAGCGAATACGTATGGGACCAGTTGCTATTATAGAATGTCCTCAAGAAATACCCTGCGACGCGTGCGTCGCAGCATGCCCTTCACATGCTATCTCAAAAACTAATATAAACTCGCTACCAAGAATAGACTTTGATAAATGCACGGGTTGCTCGCTTTGTCTATTAGCTTGCCCGGGTCTTGCTATATTCGTCGTAGATCTTTCACCTACAAATGGCAAAGCTTATGTTACGGTTCCCTACGAGTTTTTGCCAGTTCCAAAGCGTGGTGACAAGGTTGCTCTCTTGGATAGAGCCGGTAGTGAAATTGGTGTTGGCGAAGTTGTAAAAGTTTTCATGAGTAGAGATCGCACTTACGCCATTACTTTAGAAGTAGACTATGATAAGGCAATGAGCGTTAGAGCTTTTAAAATCTCTTCCAGAAGGTGA
- a CDS encoding FAD-dependent oxidoreductase, which translates to MKNYRITEHPILEFKRGKKKTFTYNGELVEGYENESVLAALYAAGIRVFSKSKVLGNPRGAFCMIGKCSSCLMEVDGVPNVRICTIPVKDVKNVKSQSELANPPATSSFPGNRPANINVDVLIVGGGPAGLFAAIHAGKYGANVLIVDDHYFLGGQLVKQTHKFFGSRDLFSGIRGFEIAKKLVNQIEQNSNVQAVTQTTVFGIYDGLTVGAYDHKNRRLLKIKAKQVIVATGASENYLVFENNDLPGVMGAGAAQTLMNVYGVKPGERALIVGAGNVGLIVAYQLMQAGVDVVAIVEAMPRIGGYFVHAAKLRRYGVPIYTSHTIKKAHGKNYVEGATIIAIDSRFNEIPGSEKYFEVDLICLAVGLNPYSQLLAQAGCRMAYIPELGGLVPLRNKYQETTVSGLLVAGDVSGIEEASTAMLEGGIAGITAIINIRGKKLKDAFMDREKMLAKLEEIRSGPVFERIRKGLEKVIVSG; encoded by the coding sequence TTGAAAAATTATAGAATCACCGAGCATCCCATCTTAGAATTCAAAAGAGGAAAAAAGAAAACCTTTACTTACAATGGCGAATTAGTAGAGGGTTACGAAAACGAGAGCGTACTAGCTGCCTTATACGCAGCTGGCATCCGCGTCTTTTCCAAGAGTAAAGTTCTAGGCAATCCACGCGGCGCCTTTTGCATGATCGGTAAATGTTCGTCATGTTTAATGGAGGTAGATGGCGTACCCAATGTTAGGATATGCACCATACCAGTTAAGGATGTAAAAAACGTTAAGAGCCAAAGTGAGCTGGCCAACCCACCAGCCACCAGTTCCTTCCCAGGGAATAGACCTGCTAACATCAACGTGGACGTTCTTATTGTTGGAGGCGGCCCAGCGGGTTTGTTCGCTGCCATTCACGCAGGTAAATATGGAGCAAATGTTCTCATAGTTGATGACCATTACTTCCTAGGAGGACAGCTGGTAAAGCAAACCCATAAATTCTTCGGGTCTAGGGATCTCTTCTCTGGTATTAGAGGATTTGAAATAGCCAAAAAACTTGTTAACCAGATTGAACAAAACAGTAATGTTCAAGCTGTTACTCAAACTACCGTTTTTGGAATATACGACGGTTTAACAGTGGGGGCTTACGACCACAAAAATAGGAGACTTTTAAAAATTAAAGCTAAGCAGGTGATTGTTGCTACGGGGGCATCAGAGAATTACTTAGTTTTTGAAAACAATGATCTTCCAGGTGTCATGGGCGCTGGCGCCGCTCAGACTTTAATGAATGTTTACGGAGTAAAGCCAGGTGAAAGAGCCTTAATTGTTGGAGCTGGTAACGTAGGGTTGATAGTTGCATATCAATTAATGCAAGCAGGTGTAGATGTAGTTGCTATCGTTGAAGCCATGCCCAGAATTGGTGGATATTTCGTACATGCTGCTAAACTAAGAAGATACGGCGTTCCAATATATACCTCACACACTATCAAAAAAGCGCACGGAAAAAACTATGTTGAAGGAGCAACCATTATAGCTATCGATAGTAGGTTTAACGAAATACCTGGTAGCGAGAAATATTTTGAGGTGGATTTGATATGTTTAGCGGTGGGTTTAAACCCTTACTCTCAACTTCTCGCGCAAGCCGGTTGTAGAATGGCTTATATTCCTGAGCTTGGAGGTTTAGTACCTTTACGTAATAAGTATCAAGAAACCACAGTTAGTGGTTTATTAGTAGCTGGCGATGTTTCTGGAATAGAAGAGGCATCAACGGCTATGCTAGAAGGAGGCATTGCCGGTATCACGGCTATTATAAATATTCGTGGAAAGAAGTTAAAAGATGCTTTTATGGATAGGGAGAAAATGTTAGCAAAACTGGAGGAAATTAGAAGCGGACCAGTTTTTGAGAGAATTAGAAAAGGATTAGAGAAGGTGATAGTAAGTGGCTGA
- a CDS encoding inorganic phosphate transporter: MDFLLLLSFLLAFYVAWSVGANDETMAVVAGSGFTSILITCLIGAVMDFLGAVLLGYKVEETMGQKLLTYKIDLVDTLIIVAAIATWLVVASYRGWPVSTTHSAVGAVIGLGFYRLGISGVNWSSLGSVVAGWVISPIVGFFGAYLTSKAFDYALAKGVRGFKRSLKIARVSSYLLLIWASYTSFFRGANDIANATAFLSVVYENPLAVRLVSGFGMALGLIMLGRRVVKSVGVELVELTPTMGLAIQISTALTVSVGTLMGLPLSGTHILVMAVAGIGVAKKIWINVKGLKEILVTWIITFPGAAILAVLFALLV, translated from the coding sequence ATGGATTTTCTACTTTTACTAAGCTTTCTCCTAGCCTTCTACGTGGCTTGGTCTGTAGGGGCAAATGATGAAACAATGGCTGTCGTGGCGGGAAGCGGGTTTACGAGCATATTGATTACGTGTTTGATCGGCGCTGTTATGGACTTCCTCGGCGCGGTGTTGCTAGGGTATAAGGTAGAGGAAACTATGGGTCAGAAGTTGCTTACTTATAAAATAGATCTAGTCGATACCTTGATAATAGTAGCGGCAATTGCAACGTGGCTGGTAGTGGCATCCTACCGAGGTTGGCCAGTGTCTACAACTCATTCAGCAGTAGGAGCTGTAATAGGTTTAGGTTTCTATAGGCTCGGAATTAGTGGAGTGAACTGGAGCTCGCTGGGTAGTGTTGTCGCAGGATGGGTTATTTCGCCGATCGTTGGCTTTTTTGGTGCGTATTTAACGAGTAAGGCTTTCGATTATGCATTGGCGAAAGGTGTAAGGGGGTTTAAGAGAAGCTTAAAAATAGCTAGAGTTTCATCTTACCTACTTCTCATATGGGCGTCTTACACGTCATTTTTTAGGGGGGCTAATGACATAGCCAACGCCACCGCATTTTTGAGCGTTGTTTACGAAAATCCTCTTGCGGTTAGATTAGTAAGCGGATTTGGAATGGCTCTGGGATTGATTATGCTCGGTAGGAGAGTCGTTAAATCCGTAGGAGTTGAACTAGTAGAATTGACTCCGACCATGGGCCTGGCGATACAAATCTCAACAGCATTAACAGTTTCTGTTGGAACGCTAATGGGTTTGCCCTTGTCGGGCACTCATATACTGGTAATGGCTGTTGCCGGTATTGGAGTAGCAAAGAAGATATGGATAAACGTCAAAGGATTAAAAGAAATACTAGTAACGTGGATTATAACTTTTCCTGGTGCTGCTATTCTCGCTGTTCTTTTCGCGCTTCTAGTTTAA
- a CDS encoding FAD-binding oxidoreductase: protein MKRKANIVVIGGGISGLSIAYNLAKLGMQDIVVVEKSYLGSGSTGKCGTGIRQQFTTKEHIILMKESVKLWKSLSEELGIDVGYRQTGYIWLIRNNDELKLFRQNVKIQNSYGVPSKIISREEALEIVPYLNPDAFIAAAFCHTDGKASPFKTVNAYYEAGKKLGVEYYTFTEVVNIIVENKKIKRVVTSRGEIETNIVVNAAGYGARKIGEMVGINIPVENFRHHILVTEPLREFIKPMVIRGKLYFTQTDRGGIIGGIDMPEPPDQPLKARLDFLETFAKNATEVMPVLRNINILRQWSGYYVVTEDNHPILGPTEKLGGFYIAAGYSGHGFMMGPIVGKLIAEYIVYDKPSIPIDSLSLERFEKGELIYEKAVIG, encoded by the coding sequence ATGAAAAGAAAGGCTAACATAGTGGTTATTGGCGGCGGAATTAGCGGATTATCAATAGCTTATAACTTAGCCAAGCTTGGCATGCAAGATATCGTGGTTGTAGAAAAAAGTTACCTTGGTAGCGGCTCTACTGGTAAATGCGGCACAGGGATAAGGCAGCAATTTACAACAAAAGAGCATATCATTCTTATGAAAGAAAGCGTTAAATTGTGGAAAAGCCTTAGCGAGGAGCTGGGAATAGATGTAGGTTATAGACAAACAGGTTACATATGGTTGATAAGAAACAATGACGAGCTTAAACTATTTAGGCAGAACGTTAAAATACAAAATAGCTATGGCGTCCCCAGCAAGATTATAAGTAGAGAAGAAGCTTTAGAAATAGTACCCTATTTAAATCCAGACGCGTTCATAGCTGCCGCTTTTTGCCACACTGATGGCAAAGCCTCTCCATTTAAGACAGTTAACGCCTATTACGAGGCTGGAAAAAAGCTGGGAGTAGAATACTATACTTTTACAGAAGTTGTGAATATAATTGTAGAAAATAAAAAAATTAAAAGAGTTGTTACATCAAGAGGAGAAATCGAGACAAATATCGTTGTAAATGCCGCCGGATATGGAGCTAGAAAAATAGGCGAGATGGTGGGAATAAACATTCCAGTGGAAAACTTCAGACATCACATACTGGTCACAGAGCCTTTGCGCGAATTCATAAAACCCATGGTTATAAGAGGAAAATTATATTTTACCCAGACGGATCGAGGAGGTATTATAGGGGGCATCGACATGCCTGAGCCTCCCGATCAACCTTTAAAAGCAAGACTTGACTTTCTCGAAACATTCGCCAAAAACGCTACAGAAGTTATGCCAGTATTAAGAAACATTAACATTCTAAGGCAGTGGTCTGGTTATTACGTTGTAACAGAAGATAATCATCCAATCCTAGGTCCTACAGAGAAACTGGGAGGATTTTATATTGCCGCTGGTTATAGCGGTCACGGATTCATGATGGGGCCGATAGTTGGAAAGCTTATAGCAGAATACATTGTTTATGATAAGCCTTCAATCCCGATCGACTCTTTGAGCTTAGAAAGATTTGAAAAAGGAGAGCTGATATACGAGAAGGCCGTTATTGGCTGA
- a CDS encoding DUF47 domain-containing protein, with protein sequence MSFIKKALGKIWTPPEEKISELVMYHAELCFKAVEALAKATEEVCKIDKEQLEQCLQKVHSYEEEADRIRREIVKELAKGALPPLSREDFIRLAERMDLVADWAKEAARLISVITCENLRKALKDECFQLVALMKECSWKLYNAVLIMMNDFNKSLELVHEVEVIEEKGDDLYIKCLSKMEKNEESCIGVSGMLIEKLMETFENTLDACEEVGDIVKIIIVRALR encoded by the coding sequence ATGAGTTTCATAAAGAAAGCACTAGGAAAGATATGGACACCTCCAGAGGAGAAAATATCTGAACTTGTGATGTATCATGCAGAATTATGCTTTAAAGCGGTAGAAGCTCTTGCTAAGGCAACAGAGGAAGTATGCAAAATAGATAAGGAACAATTGGAGCAATGCTTACAGAAAGTACATTCTTACGAGGAGGAGGCAGATAGAATTAGGAGAGAAATTGTGAAAGAGCTTGCGAAAGGGGCTCTTCCTCCGCTAAGCAGGGAGGATTTCATAAGATTGGCGGAAAGAATGGATTTGGTGGCTGATTGGGCTAAGGAAGCTGCCAGGCTAATCTCTGTTATTACTTGTGAGAATCTTCGAAAAGCGCTTAAAGATGAGTGCTTTCAGTTAGTTGCTTTGATGAAGGAATGTTCATGGAAATTGTATAATGCAGTTTTGATAATGATGAACGATTTCAATAAAAGTTTGGAGCTTGTGCATGAGGTTGAAGTAATAGAGGAGAAGGGAGATGATCTCTATATAAAATGTCTGAGCAAGATGGAGAAAAACGAGGAAAGCTGTATAGGAGTTTCTGGAATGCTTATAGAAAAACTAATGGAAACATTTGAAAACACTCTAGATGCCTGCGAGGAAGTTGGGGATATAGTGAAAATTATAATCGTAAGAGCGTTGAGGTGA
- a CDS encoding glycerate kinase, which produces MKEEVETKLHTDALQIILEGIRAADPYDAVKGVLTFKDNILKVKGEKFEVKGKLYLVGFGKAAFKMTKAALDVLGDIVERGVVSIPKGYKIDQVLEKVEIVYAGHPKPDSESVLAGKKVLELAEKAGENDIVLVLISGGGSALMEYPVENVTLDDIASTSIMLMNAGADIYELNTVRKHLSKIKGGQLAKAIYPANTISLIISDVVGDRIDMIASGPTAPDPTTFRDAWYVIEKCKLVDKIPRAARDYLEKGVKNLAPETPKVEDPIFQKVYNFVIASNITSLTKMRDKARELGYNTLILSSMIQGEAREVAKVIAALALEVRKTGNPVKPPAVILAGGETTVTVRGSGKGGRNQELALSAALQIKGVKGVVIASVGPSMPSLPTEAITTPSTPFICR; this is translated from the coding sequence TTGAAAGAAGAAGTCGAGACTAAACTTCATACAGATGCTTTGCAGATAATTCTGGAGGGTATAAGAGCAGCGGACCCCTATGACGCCGTAAAAGGGGTTCTCACCTTTAAAGATAACATTCTAAAAGTTAAAGGTGAAAAATTCGAGGTTAAGGGTAAATTATATCTTGTCGGGTTCGGAAAAGCCGCTTTCAAAATGACTAAAGCAGCGCTTGATGTATTGGGGGATATTGTTGAGCGGGGAGTAGTTTCGATACCGAAGGGTTATAAGATAGATCAGGTACTCGAGAAGGTCGAGATAGTCTATGCTGGGCATCCCAAACCTGATTCTGAAAGTGTTTTAGCTGGTAAAAAAGTGCTAGAGCTGGCTGAAAAAGCAGGTGAAAACGACATCGTTTTGGTTCTTATTTCAGGAGGTGGGTCTGCTTTAATGGAATATCCGGTTGAGAACGTGACTTTAGACGATATAGCATCTACTTCTATTATGTTGATGAACGCTGGGGCGGATATCTACGAATTGAATACTGTGCGCAAGCATTTGTCAAAAATTAAAGGCGGACAGTTGGCAAAAGCTATTTACCCTGCAAATACGATATCATTGATAATTTCAGACGTTGTTGGAGATAGAATTGATATGATAGCATCCGGTCCCACGGCGCCTGACCCCACAACTTTCAGAGACGCGTGGTATGTAATTGAAAAATGTAAACTAGTTGATAAAATACCCCGCGCTGCTAGGGATTATTTAGAGAAGGGAGTTAAAAATCTAGCTCCGGAAACACCTAAAGTTGAAGATCCAATTTTCCAGAAAGTTTATAATTTTGTAATAGCGAGCAACATTACATCATTAACTAAAATGCGCGATAAGGCTAGGGAACTAGGTTATAACACGCTAATATTATCTTCTATGATACAAGGGGAAGCTAGAGAAGTAGCTAAAGTTATAGCGGCTCTAGCTTTGGAAGTTAGGAAGACAGGGAATCCGGTGAAGCCGCCAGCAGTAATATTAGCTGGGGGAGAAACGACTGTGACTGTGAGAGGATCGGGTAAGGGCGGGCGTAATCAAGAACTGGCGCTTTCAGCGGCTCTGC
- a CDS encoding metallophosphoesterase, translating to MLVGVVSDTHDNLENVEKAISVLKKRKVAAVIHAGDIIAPFTLKKFADINADFYGVFGNNDGEIVLLLKIASQLGFKLNNQPFELDLGGRKLVIFHGFGGVDTTKRFVNALAREGYYDVVVFGHIHETVVKKVGKTLVLNPGEVFGGLSGKSTLAILDTETLEVELVEF from the coding sequence ATGCTAGTGGGTGTGGTATCGGATACCCATGATAATCTCGAAAACGTTGAAAAAGCTATAAGCGTGTTAAAAAAGAGGAAAGTAGCCGCAGTTATACATGCTGGCGATATAATAGCTCCGTTCACTCTCAAAAAGTTCGCTGACATTAATGCAGATTTTTACGGCGTATTCGGAAACAATGATGGAGAGATAGTGCTACTGCTAAAGATCGCCTCTCAACTAGGTTTTAAACTCAACAATCAACCGTTCGAGCTTGACCTTGGGGGGCGAAAGCTCGTTATTTTTCATGGATTCGGCGGAGTAGATACTACAAAAAGGTTCGTAAACGCATTAGCTCGAGAAGGATACTATGATGTTGTAGTTTTTGGTCATATACATGAGACAGTAGTTAAAAAGGTAGGTAAGACTCTCGTGCTAAATCCTGGCGAGGTTTTTGGAGGTTTGTCGGGTAAGTCGACCCTAGCCATACTAGACACGGAAACTTTAGAAGTCGAGCTTGTAGAATTCTAA
- a CDS encoding (2Fe-2S)-binding protein, protein MRIVCRCEDVTYDEVIKAIREGYTDIESLKRKLNIGMGPCRGRICIPIVIKILARELGKKPEEIGYPRERPPITPLPLGIFASGDNNEKKG, encoded by the coding sequence ATGAGAATCGTGTGTAGATGCGAGGATGTAACCTATGATGAAGTTATCAAGGCGATTAGAGAAGGATATACAGATATAGAATCGCTGAAAAGAAAGTTGAACATTGGCATGGGCCCGTGTAGAGGGAGAATTTGCATACCTATAGTTATTAAAATCTTAGCTAGAGAGCTCGGCAAAAAACCAGAAGAAATAGGTTACCCCAGGGAACGTCCTCCGATAACGCCCTTACCATTAGGAATCTTCGCGTCAGGTGATAATAATGAAAAGAAAGGCTAA